The genomic segment AGATAGGTATAGATGGTATCTCTCATGCAAAAATGTAGCTTCATAACGATACTGCTCTTCCTTATGCTGCTTCCGTTTCAGGCAACAGCACAAACCGGTACCTGTGAACCAGCATTGGCTGAGGCTGAGCTTGACATAGGCAATGTACGCGCGCGCATCTTTAACAACGGCGGCCTGTTCTGGCGGGGCTCGCCCCATGTCTACGAAGTCCCAAAAGGCGAAGGCTCCAGCGCTCTTTTTGCTGCAAATATCTGGATTAGTGGCCTGATCGACAATCAAGTGCGCGTAGCAGGGAGCCGGTTTGGCCCGAGGGAATTCTGGCCCGGACCAATCGACGTAGCCGGCAATCCGCCGGCTGACTGCAGTCCTTACGACCAGATATGGGAAATTACATGGACTGACCTCTTTGACTGGTTCGAGTTTGGAACCATCTCGACCAACCTCGCAAACTGGCCCTGGCACCTGGGTGCCCCGGTGATTGATGGGGACGGAGTCCACGGAAACTATAACCTCGAAGGGGGTGACTTTCCCGAACTGCTCGGCCACCAGCGACTCTGGTGGATCATGAACGACCGCGGTAACACGCACGAATCAACCGACAGTCAACCACTCGGCCTCGAAGTACACGGATCTGCCTACGCCTTTCCATTTCCAGAGGCTGCCAAAAACCACACATTTTACACGCATAAAGTTATCAACAAGAACACGGTGCCCATCACTGATTTGCACTTCACCTTCTGGACCGATGGAGACCTGGGCAACTTTGACGATGACTATGTCGGGTCAGATACACTACTGGGGCTGGCGTACTATTACAACGCCGACAATTTCGACGAGGGAGGAGAAGGGTATGGTGAAGCGCCACCAGCGGTGGGATTTCTCTTCCTCGAAACACCCCCAGCTACTGGCGATGGGCTTGATAACAACCGCAATGGAGAAACAGACGAGCCCGGTGAAATGCTTGGACCCACGCTCATAATGAATCACCAGAAGAGCGGTAGAAATGTTGGGGGCCCACAAACTTTACAACAATACTTCAACTATGCGCGGGGCATATGGAGAGACGGGAGCCCGATGTTTGAGGGAAGCATCGGGTATGCCGACGCGTTCTGGCCCGATGGCTTGCCTCAAATTCCAACCCGTTATTATATGCCCGGTGATCCGTTAACCGGCGCGTTTTGGTCTGAATTCAACGGAGACAACGCAGGTAACGCAATAGCCCCATCTGACCGCCGGCTCCACATGTCGACCGGCCCCATCACCCTCGCACCCGGCGACACCATGACAGTTAGTACTGCCATCCTTTGGGCAAGGGGCGAAGACCATCTCGATAGCGTACGTCAATTGAAAGCAGATACACCGATCATTATCAACGCAGCTGCGGCTATTCTATCACCCAGTGTTTCGAAGAACCCTGATCCGCGACAACCCAACAATCCACCTCCTGGCACGGTGCTCAATTTTGAGCAAAACTTCCCAAACCCATTTAAAAGTACAACCACTATCCGCTACAGTCTCCCACAATCTATGCGGTTACGACTGGCCGTTTACAACACCCTCGGGCAGGAAGTGGCGGTGCTGGTGGAGAATCGACAGGCAGCCGGTAACTACAGCGCAGCCTTCAACGCCGACAACTTGCCGGCAGGTGTATACCTTGCGCGTTTTGAAGTCAACCAACTCCAATTTACCAGGCGAATGCTTCTCGTGAAATAACCTGTATGCTTTTCTACATGCACGAATAGGCGCTTTCACGCAAAATGTCGTGCTACACAGCATTTCTACGTTTTACCAGATAGGAACAGCTGGTATATCACATGCAAAAAAGCTACTATATCGCACTTCTCATCTTATTTGTGCTGTCAACGCCTCAGGCGACAGCGCAAACAGGTACCTGTGAACAGGCTACCGCAGAGGCGTTTATCGATATTGGTAACGTCCGTGCACGTGTGTTTAACCAGGGTGCCCTCTTCTGGCGGGGTTCGCCCCATTTCTATCAAGTCCCAAAAGATGGCAACTCTAATGCCCTGTTTGCGGCCAACATTTGGGTCAGTGGCCTTGTTGACAATGACATGCGCGTGGCTGCCAGTTCGTTCGGCCCTTGGGAATTCTGGCCCGGGCCTATAGACGATGCGGGTAACCCACCGTCAGATTGCACACCCTACGATCAAATCTGGGAAATCAATCGAAATGATTTAAATGATTTATTTCAATTCGGTACCATTTCAGAAAACCTGAAAAATTGGCCCTGGCAGTTGGGTGCGCCGATAATCGACGGCGACGGCATCCCTGACAACTACAATCTCGAAGGCGGTGACCTTCCCGAATTACTCGGCCACC from the Bacteroidota bacterium genome contains:
- a CDS encoding T9SS type A sorting domain-containing protein, whose translation is MQKCSFITILLFLMLLPFQATAQTGTCEPALAEAELDIGNVRARIFNNGGLFWRGSPHVYEVPKGEGSSALFAANIWISGLIDNQVRVAGSRFGPREFWPGPIDVAGNPPADCSPYDQIWEITWTDLFDWFEFGTISTNLANWPWHLGAPVIDGDGVHGNYNLEGGDFPELLGHQRLWWIMNDRGNTHESTDSQPLGLEVHGSAYAFPFPEAAKNHTFYTHKVINKNTVPITDLHFTFWTDGDLGNFDDDYVGSDTLLGLAYYYNADNFDEGGEGYGEAPPAVGFLFLETPPATGDGLDNNRNGETDEPGEMLGPTLIMNHQKSGRNVGGPQTLQQYFNYARGIWRDGSPMFEGSIGYADAFWPDGLPQIPTRYYMPGDPLTGAFWSEFNGDNAGNAIAPSDRRLHMSTGPITLAPGDTMTVSTAILWARGEDHLDSVRQLKADTPIIINAAAAILSPSVSKNPDPRQPNNPPPGTVLNFEQNFPNPFKSTTTIRYSLPQSMRLRLAVYNTLGQEVAVLVENRQAAGNYSAAFNADNLPAGVYLARFEVNQLQFTRRMLLVK